In Phocoena phocoena chromosome 8, mPhoPho1.1, whole genome shotgun sequence, the following are encoded in one genomic region:
- the PRG3 gene encoding proteoglycan 3: MKCSLLLPLLLLGTVSALNLENDASHLGSRETQADLSQDLEGSGEQEGELALNYGALESEGEDAVASSYQDAFEDEGAMESDPAALDKDLQCPKEEDTVQLPGSPGCKTCRFLLVRTPRKFWKAQNVCRRCYRGNLVSIHNYNFNYRIRCGVSSINQGQVWIGGYAKGWWYKKFYWTDGSYWNFGYWASGQPRNGRGHCVALCTNGGRWRRAGCRSRLPFVCAF, encoded by the exons ATGAAATgctccctgcttctgccccttCTCCTGCTGGGGACAGTTTCTGCTCTTAATCTGG AGAATGACGCCTCCCATCTGGGCAGCAGAGAGACACAGGCTGACCTGAGCCAGGATCTGGAAGGTTCGGGGGAACAGGAGGGAGAGCTGGCCCTGAATTATGGAGCACTTGAGTCAGAGGGAGAGGACGCTGTGGCTTCCAGCTATCAAGATGCGTTTGAGGATGAGGGGGCCATGGAGTCAGACCCAGCTGCCCTAGACAAGGATTTGCAGTGCCCTAAGGAAGAGGACACAGTTCAGCTTCCAGGCAGCCCTGGGTGCAAGACCTGCCGCTTCCTGTTGGTGCGGACCCCGAGGAAGTTTTGGAAAGCTCAG AATGTATGCAGGAGGTGCTACCGAGGCAACCTCGTCTCCATCCACAACTATAATTTCAACTATCGCATCCGGTGCGGGGTCAGCAGCATTAACCAAGGACAGGTCTGGATTGGAGGCTACGCCAAGGGCTGG TGGTACAAGAAGTTTTACTGGACTGATGGCAGTTACTGGAACTTTGGATACTGGGCCTCAGGGCAACCTCGGAATGGGAGAGGCCATTGTGTGGCCCTGTGCACCAATG GGGGTCGGTGGCGACGAGCTGGATGCCGAAGTCGTCTGCCCTTCGTCTGCGCCTTCTAA
- the PRG2 gene encoding LOW QUALITY PROTEIN: bone marrow proteoglycan (The sequence of the model RefSeq protein was modified relative to this genomic sequence to represent the inferred CDS: deleted 3 bases in 2 codons) — protein sequence MKLYLLLALLLGTVSAFHLRTEMSNIESPLGDDTLPQVGEVPESEAKEIPVEGCLEEEEDRGSGSADAPREEGAVESTSALDEVDRDLQCPKDEDTVKLEGIPGCKTCRFLLLTCQRCYRGRLISIHNFSLNYQIQCFVRQINQGQIWSGCQVTGWGRCTHFCWLDGTPWNFAYGAAGQPWGSAGRCVTLCTGRGHWRRAPCGVGLPFICSY from the exons ATGAAACTCTACCTACTTCTGGCTCTTCTACTTGGGACAGTTTCAGCTTTTCATCTGA GAACTGAAATGTCCAACATTGAGAGCCCCTTGGGAGATGACACCCTGCCTCAGGTTGGGGAGGTGCCAGAAAGTGAGGCAAAGGAGATCCCTGTGGAGGGATGC CTAGAGGAAGAGGAAGACCGCGGCTCTGGAAGTGCAGATGCCCCCAGGGAAGAGGGGGCTGTTGAGTCCACCTCAGCCTTGGATGAGGTAGACAGGGACCTTCAGTGTCCTAAGGATGAGGACACAGTAAAACTGGAGGGCATCCCTGGATGCAAGACCTGCCGCTTCCTCCTG TTAACTTGCCAGAGGTGCTACCGGGGCAGACTCATCTCCATCCACAACTTCAGCCTTAATTACCAGATCCAGTGCTTCGTCCGACAGATCAACCAGGGCCAAATCTGGAGCGGATGCCAGGTCACCGGCTGG GGTCGCTGCACACACTTTTGCTGGCTCGAC GGCACTCCCTGGAATTTTGCATACGGGGCTGCTGGCCAGCCCTGGGGCAGTGCTGGTAGATGTGTGACCCTGTGCACCGGAA GAGGCCACTGGCGTCGAGCTCCCTGTGGCGTGGGTCTCCCGTTCATCTGTTCCTACTGA